The following DNA comes from Epinephelus lanceolatus isolate andai-2023 chromosome 1, ASM4190304v1, whole genome shotgun sequence.
AGCTTTGGTCAGCAGTTGAGAAAGAAAAGATTTTGCCTGTGGAATTATGCGGATGGCATAATTGAGGTGCCCGAGGAGAGCGAGCAGCTGGCGTTTGGTGCACCTGTCTGTCAGAAGATAATTAGACAAGAGCAGCGAGATGCGCTGCACTTTCTCCAAGGGCAGTGAAGCCTGGAATGACATTGAGTCCAGAGTGATGCCCAGAAACTCGATGGATGTGCCAGGTCCTGAAGTTTTTTCTTCGGACAGAGGGACACCAAGGTCGGAAAATGCAGACGTAAGTGTAGTGAGACCGTGGCGAGGAGGTGAGGACGGTGGAGTCACGACAAGAAAATCGTCAAGGAGATGAAGGACGTAGGGGAGCCTGTAATTGTTGGAGAGGATCCAGCATAGAGCCTCGGATAAAGAGTCAAAGATTTTGGGACTGCTCTTGCAGCCGAAAGTGAGACGCACGGAGAAGTAGTAAGCCCCCTTCCAGCAGACACCGAAATAACACCAGAAGTCGGGGTGAATGGGCAAGACCTTGAATGCGCTAGTGATATCAGCCTTAGACAGCCATGCTCCGTGTCCCGCCAGACGAATCAGTGCCATGGCGTGGTCAATGGTGGCGTACTGCATGGAGAAATCCGGGCTAGGAATAAGGCTGTTGATGCTCGGGATGTCGGAGCCGTGTGGGGACGACAGATCAATGATCAGCCTCTTTTTCCCCGAGTATTTGCGTGTGGCAACACCGATGGGACTGATACGGAATACGG
Coding sequences within:
- the LOC117260939 gene encoding uncharacterized protein LOC117260939 — its product is MEVLPDSSHTCHNLQSTLTEPDTVDTLLAKEVMEGFMIGPFDHPPFPVFRISPIGVATRKYSGKKRLIIDLSSPHGSDIPSINSLIPSPDFSMQYATIDHAMALIRLAGHGAWLSKADITSAFKVLPIHPDFWCYFGVCWKGAYYFSVRLTFGCKSSPKIFDSLSEALCWILSNNYRLPYVLHLLDDFLVVTPPSSPPRHGLTTLTSAFSDLGVPLSEEKTSGPGTSIEFLGITLDSMSFQASLPLEKVQRISLLLSNYLLTDRCTKRQLLALLGHLNYAIRIIPQAKSFLSQLLTKAASIPSLHDHVVLDDTCKTEMRMWQQFLSSWNGISFFYDDFITHPEDIQLYTDAAPSVGFGGFYGGRWFAAAWPSEFESLDTESRSPSSALYELYPVIVATLIWGHEWSKKCINIHYDNTAVVDIINKGRSRSPAIMPFTRRLTLISAQYQFILRASHIPGHHNAIADSLSRFSFQKFRCLAPDLDVHPTPIPPFSATIFS